One genomic segment of Candidatus Atribacteria bacterium ADurb.Bin276 includes these proteins:
- the cobS gene encoding Cobalamin synthase: MESSRSAIKPKIWHYWFVAMSFLTCIPVPKFNYQNGDLSRAAVFFPIVGGLVGAFSYGLYYLLRFVNAGNWLIALVLVATSLVLTRGLHLDGWADVCDALFSTQDLKRRREILKDSHLGTFGVTGIFLLLSFKVIVLGGNFLPIYLIIAPMAGRTAALIIGGLFHPFRQEKKSLGEEFIGQIPRWVMGTWLGIIMLFPWFLGWHYHPFKAALIFFVGWLFSKMMERGFRGLSGDAVGAIIELVETLFLYLGRI, translated from the coding sequence ATGGAATCTAGCCGTTCCGCGATTAAACCAAAGATTTGGCATTATTGGTTTGTTGCCATGAGTTTTTTAACTTGCATTCCGGTCCCAAAATTTAATTATCAAAACGGAGATCTTTCCCGAGCAGCTGTTTTTTTCCCTATTGTTGGAGGGTTAGTAGGAGCATTCAGCTATGGATTATATTATCTCCTTCGGTTTGTCAACGCTGGGAATTGGTTAATCGCTTTGGTGTTAGTCGCTACCTCATTAGTTTTAACTCGAGGATTGCATCTTGATGGATGGGCTGATGTTTGTGATGCGCTTTTTTCAACTCAGGACCTGAAAAGAAGGCGAGAAATTCTCAAAGATAGTCATCTTGGAACTTTTGGTGTAACTGGAATATTTCTATTATTAAGCTTTAAGGTAATAGTACTGGGGGGAAATTTTCTACCAATTTATTTAATCATTGCCCCAATGGCAGGAAGAACCGCTGCTTTAATAATTGGAGGGCTTTTCCATCCCTTTCGTCAAGAGAAAAAGAGTCTTGGAGAAGAATTTATTGGTCAGATCCCAAGGTGGGTAATGGGGACTTGGCTTGGGATTATAATGCTGTTTCCCTGGTTTTTGGGATGGCATTACCATCCTTTCAAAGCAGCCTTGATTTTTTTTGTTGGATGGTTATTCAGTAAAATGATGGAAAGAGGTTTTCGGGGACTTAGTGGTGATGCTGTAGGAGCAATTATAGAGCTTGTTGAAACCCTTTTTTTATATTTAGGGAGGATATAA
- the pduX gene encoding L-threonine kinase — translation MKRAWCPGSMGELVQGTWEGKEVLISLTIDRFSEIEVDLVERVDPKSREHMQELWKSKRAMELILQEWGLSRIAEKIVFRRCHSIPEGKGYASSTADIAALIAALALLVERDLYEEDIARIALKIEPSDGIFFSKMCIFDHLDGSILVRFPVPRYLGVVGVELPGVLDTLSVDRRRMRAQWEKYQKDLSEAFGCAQRGLEENDLSLLGRAATLSSWIAQSFFPEPIYEKLIEICSSIGGLGINRAHTGKAFGILFDTRVYPPKKMLQRAKEALRNEKADVFYNKVISGGARVMNL, via the coding sequence ATGAAACGCGCATGGTGTCCGGGTAGTATGGGAGAATTAGTTCAAGGAACCTGGGAAGGCAAGGAAGTACTCATATCTTTGACCATTGACCGTTTCTCAGAAATAGAAGTTGATTTGGTTGAAAGGGTTGATCCAAAAAGCAGGGAACACATGCAAGAGCTTTGGAAGAGCAAACGTGCCATGGAGCTAATTCTTCAAGAATGGGGATTGAGTAGAATAGCGGAAAAAATTGTGTTTCGAAGGTGCCACTCAATTCCAGAAGGAAAAGGATATGCTTCAAGTACCGCGGACATTGCTGCCCTTATAGCAGCTTTGGCACTTCTTGTGGAGCGGGATTTGTATGAAGAGGACATTGCTCGGATTGCTTTAAAGATCGAACCTTCGGATGGTATTTTTTTTTCAAAAATGTGTATTTTTGACCACCTGGATGGATCAATTCTGGTACGTTTTCCAGTTCCTAGATATTTGGGAGTAGTAGGCGTAGAATTGCCCGGTGTTCTCGATACTCTCTCGGTGGACCGTAGGAGAATGAGAGCTCAATGGGAAAAGTACCAAAAGGATCTCTCAGAGGCTTTTGGTTGTGCTCAGCGGGGTCTAGAGGAAAACGATTTATCCCTTTTGGGGAGAGCAGCGACTCTGAGCAGTTGGATTGCTCAGTCATTTTTTCCAGAACCTATTTATGAAAAACTAATTGAAATCTGTTCTTCTATCGGTGGATTAGGCATAAACCGAGCCCATACAGGAAAGGCTTTTGGGATTCTTTTTGATACTCGGGTATATCCTCCGAAGAAAATGCTTCAACGAGCAAAGGAAGCTTTGAGAAATGAAAAAGCAGACGTTTTTTATAATAAAGTCATTTCCGGAGGAGCAAGGGTGATGAATTTATGA